The genomic interval AGAGCTTGCTAACATCCCTTCTCCTCTTAGGTCGGTGTTGAAGCCAAACAACCTAACTCAGCTATTAGAAAATGTGTTAGAGTCCAACTTATCAAAAACGGTAAAAAAGTTACTGCTTTCGTACCTAATGATGGTTGTTTGAACTTTGTAAGTTTTGCGTACCACGTTTACAACCTATACATATCAGTCCTTGAAAAGCTGTTACTGATCATCGTGCATCCTCATCCAATAGACCGATGAAAACGATGAAGTTTTAATTTCAGGTTTCGGTAGACGAGGTAAAGCTAAGGGTGATATTCCTGGTGTACGATTCAAGGTCGTCAAAGTTTCAGGTGTTGGTCTTTTAGCTCTctggaaagaaaagaagtgagtttataCTACCCATCAGTATGATTTGACAGGGATATCCTGCATCAACTGACAAATGCTGACCATTGATTATTCATCGCCCTTTAGAGAGAAGCCTCGATCTTAAGCAGTTTGTCACATTACCACAAAAAAACTAGCATTATTTTATCgtatttttggttttggaCGACTGGGATGCATGTATGATCTGACACAGATATAATGAAATGAACAAGATACGAGATTGGTCTCTGAGCATTGATCTAAAGGATAAGAGGATTGAGCAATACACCTTGGGAATGATGTCTAGGAGTTGGGGAATAGACTAGTTCAAAGTCAACAGATACGTCTGCACACGCTTGGTGAACGGATGGAATGGTTTCCACAAACGTAGTAGTGAGAACTGACAGCGTTGTGGTCCTTGGG from Kwoniella dendrophila CBS 6074 chromosome 9, complete sequence carries:
- a CDS encoding 40S ribosomal protein S23 — encoded protein: MGSNKPRGLQAARKLRTSRRENRWADKNYKKRALGKFYKTSPTGGSSHAKGIVLEKVGVEAKQPNSAIRKCVRVQLIKNGKKVTAFVPNDGCLNFTDENDEVLISGFGRRGKAKGDIPGVRFKVVKVSGVGLLALWKEKKEKPRS